In one Betaproteobacteria bacterium genomic region, the following are encoded:
- a CDS encoding ATP-binding cassette domain-containing protein: MSAAALELSALSKSFGGLTAVRGVTLRVERGERKAIIGPNGAGKTTLFNLITGVLPSSSGRILLFGRNVTGWPSHRRTALGMARTFQITSLFPRLSVLDNVLLGIGGVRRTKFVMWRSAAGDRESHDKARRLLEEAGFWERRDAEVRNLSHGEQRQIEILLALASDPQLLLLDEPAAGLASGESREMAEFLKRLDPGLAILLIEHDMDVVFDVVSHISVLHFGEVVEEGSTAAIRRSDKVQEIYLGTA, encoded by the coding sequence ATGAGCGCGGCTGCGCTTGAGCTGAGCGCGCTGTCGAAGAGCTTCGGCGGCCTCACCGCGGTGCGCGGGGTGACGCTGCGCGTGGAGCGCGGCGAGCGCAAGGCGATCATCGGCCCGAACGGCGCCGGCAAGACGACGCTGTTCAACCTGATCACCGGGGTGCTGCCCTCGAGCAGCGGGCGCATCCTGCTCTTCGGCCGCAACGTCACCGGCTGGCCGAGCCATCGGCGCACCGCGCTGGGCATGGCGCGTACCTTCCAGATCACCAGCCTCTTTCCCCGGCTGTCGGTGCTCGACAACGTGCTGCTCGGCATCGGTGGCGTGCGGCGCACCAAGTTCGTGATGTGGCGCTCGGCTGCCGGCGACCGGGAATCGCACGACAAGGCGCGCCGCCTGCTGGAGGAGGCGGGCTTCTGGGAGCGGCGCGATGCCGAGGTGCGCAACCTCTCGCACGGCGAGCAGCGCCAGATCGAGATCCTGCTCGCCCTGGCGAGCGATCCGCAGCTGCTGCTGCTCGACGAGCCCGCCGCGGGACTCGCCTCGGGCGAGTCGCGCGAGATGGCCGAATTCCTCAAGCGCCTCGATCCGGGCCTCGCAATCCTGCTCATCGAGCACGACATGGACGTGGTGTTCGACGTCGTCTCGCACATCTCGGTACTGCACTTCGGCGAAGTGGTGGAGGAGGGCAGCACCGCTGCGATCCGCCGCAGCGACAAGGTGCAGGAAATCTACCTCGGCACCGCATGA
- a CDS encoding ATP-binding cassette domain-containing protein: MSAILQVEDIHTYYGDAYVLQGLSLALEEGQILGLLGRNGVGKTTLVNSIVGFNPPRRGRIVFKGTDITQMSSFETVRAGMGLVPQGRRVFPTLSVEENLRVAEGGNRRRGWTLERVYALFPRLAERRRQRARTLSGGEQQMLAIGRGLMTNPDCLIMDEPSEGLAPIIIQGLWQAVARLKTEGLSILLVEQNASLALQLVDYVHVISKGRVVHSCDARTLQADTEVKSRYLGI; encoded by the coding sequence ATGAGCGCGATTCTGCAAGTCGAGGATATCCACACCTACTATGGCGACGCCTACGTGCTGCAGGGGCTGTCGCTCGCCCTGGAGGAGGGGCAGATCCTCGGCTTGCTCGGCCGGAACGGCGTGGGCAAGACCACGCTGGTCAACTCCATCGTCGGCTTCAACCCGCCGCGGCGCGGCCGCATCGTGTTCAAGGGCACCGATATCACGCAGATGTCCTCGTTCGAGACGGTGCGCGCCGGCATGGGCCTGGTGCCGCAGGGGCGGCGCGTGTTTCCCACCCTGAGCGTCGAGGAGAACCTGCGCGTGGCCGAGGGCGGCAATCGCCGGCGCGGCTGGACCCTCGAGCGGGTTTACGCGCTCTTCCCGCGCCTCGCGGAGCGCCGCCGCCAGCGCGCGCGCACGCTCTCCGGCGGTGAGCAGCAGATGCTCGCCATCGGCCGCGGTTTGATGACCAACCCCGACTGTCTGATCATGGACGAGCCCTCGGAGGGGCTGGCGCCGATCATCATCCAGGGCCTGTGGCAGGCGGTGGCCCGGCTCAAGACCGAGGGCCTGTCGATCCTGCTGGTCGAGCAGAACGCGTCCCTCGCCCTGCAGCTCGTCGACTACGTGCACGTGATCAGCAAGGGCCGCGTGGTGCACTCCTGCGACGCGCGCACCCTGCAGGCTGACACCGAGGTGAAGTCGCGTTACTTGGGGATATGA
- a CDS encoding AbrB/MazE/SpoVT family DNA-binding domain-containing protein: protein MQTAKIFKNGRSQAVRLPAEFRFEGDEVLIRRDPLSGDVVLSAKPASLDAFFRLRDRLLQQAPEEFADFLDERDQGRHVVRDWP from the coding sequence ATGCAAACCGCGAAGATTTTCAAGAATGGCCGAAGCCAAGCCGTGCGTCTGCCCGCCGAGTTCCGGTTCGAGGGCGACGAAGTACTGATTCGCCGCGACCCGCTAAGCGGTGACGTGGTGCTGAGCGCCAAGCCGGCATCGCTGGACGCGTTCTTTCGCCTGCGCGATCGGCTGCTGCAACAAGCGCCGGAGGAATTCGCCGATTTCCTCGACGAGCGCGATCAGGGCCGCCACGTCGTGCGCGACTGGCCATGA
- a CDS encoding tripartite tricarboxylate transporter substrate binding protein: MKSAWIAMALAGLSAAEAAGQGYPNRPIRLISPNPAGGANDVIGRIVAQKLSEVLGQQVVVDNRGGAGGTIGTELAVRSTPDGYTLFAGSQSSVTVAPHIYRKLSYDVRRDLIPIATFAEVQNLLNSTTTFAPATVKDLIALARSRPGAIRYASAGNGSASHFGGILFARAAGIEFLHVPYKGGAAAITAVISGESDFNFGPMPATTALVNAGRLKAIAVSGNKRAVALPNVPTVVESGVPGYVVIGWFGLMAPAGTPKAIVERLQAATVKVVNSPETRQQLIRTGAEPSPISPAEFPKFVRDEYERYGKVIRARSFNPAQQPSRPKPPTLQTSAP, translated from the coding sequence ATGAAATCCGCATGGATCGCAATGGCGCTGGCGGGGCTTTCTGCGGCTGAGGCCGCGGGCCAGGGCTATCCCAACCGTCCGATTCGGCTGATCTCGCCCAACCCCGCGGGCGGCGCGAACGACGTGATCGGGCGCATCGTCGCGCAGAAGCTGAGCGAGGTGCTGGGCCAGCAGGTCGTCGTGGACAACCGCGGCGGCGCGGGTGGCACGATAGGCACGGAGCTCGCAGTTAGGTCCACTCCGGACGGCTATACGCTGTTCGCGGGCTCCCAGTCCAGCGTCACGGTCGCGCCCCACATCTACCGGAAACTCAGCTACGACGTGCGGCGCGATCTCATCCCTATTGCAACCTTCGCGGAGGTGCAGAACCTGCTGAACAGCACGACCACGTTCGCGCCCGCCACGGTCAAGGATCTCATTGCTCTCGCCAGGAGCCGGCCGGGAGCCATCCGCTACGCGAGCGCGGGCAACGGCTCGGCGAGCCATTTCGGCGGCATACTGTTCGCAAGAGCGGCCGGCATAGAATTCCTCCACGTACCTTACAAGGGGGGCGCGGCAGCGATCACGGCAGTCATCTCCGGCGAGTCCGACTTCAACTTCGGACCCATGCCTGCGACCACGGCGCTGGTGAACGCTGGCCGTTTGAAGGCTATTGCCGTCAGCGGCAACAAGCGCGCGGTCGCACTTCCCAACGTGCCGACGGTGGTGGAATCCGGGGTTCCGGGATACGTGGTGATCGGCTGGTTCGGGCTGATGGCCCCGGCCGGCACGCCCAAGGCAATCGTGGAGCGCCTGCAGGCGGCGACGGTAAAGGTAGTGAATAGCCCCGAAACCCGCCAGCAGCTTATCCGCACGGGCGCTGAGCCCTCGCCCATCTCACCGGCGGAATTCCCGAAATTCGTCCGGGACGAATACGAGCGCTACGGCAAGGTGATACGCGCGCGGTCGTTCAATCCAGCCCAGCAACCCTCGCGACCGAAACCACCGACGCTCCAGACCTCCGCGCCCTGA
- a CDS encoding tripartite tricarboxylate transporter substrate binding protein gives MPTCFRFCALCLAAPGIVVAIAPAAAQSGNSAADYPRRPIRVIVPFTPGGQPDIYIRLILPLLADSFGQPIVVDNRPGAGGTIGARIVAEAAPDGYTLLSSSTAHPIAPFVRKLPYDPIKSFAGITRTYSAPYLLVVPMSLSAHSVKDLIALAKAKPGTLNFASAGSGSGSGTHFAGEMLKYSAKMDVVHVGFRGIPEALTDIAAGRVQFFMAPVGSAAQLVRDGRIRALGVSSLKRSASLLEVPTIAESGLPGFDWTSWGSLLAPARTPRILIDRWNEAVRRAVTRPEIVKHLAAIGMDAEPCAPHELMKLLQEQMDVVGKLAKAAGIEPR, from the coding sequence ATGCCGACATGTTTCCGTTTCTGCGCCCTGTGCCTTGCCGCACCGGGGATCGTCGTCGCGATTGCTCCGGCGGCAGCGCAGAGCGGGAATTCCGCCGCCGACTATCCCAGGCGCCCGATCCGGGTCATCGTCCCGTTCACCCCGGGCGGGCAGCCGGACATCTACATCCGGCTCATCCTGCCGCTGCTCGCCGACTCGTTCGGTCAGCCGATCGTCGTGGACAACCGCCCCGGCGCCGGCGGGACGATCGGCGCGCGCATCGTCGCCGAAGCCGCACCCGACGGCTACACGCTGCTCTCGAGTTCCACTGCGCATCCCATCGCGCCGTTCGTGCGCAAGCTGCCCTACGACCCCATCAAATCTTTCGCGGGCATTACGCGCACCTACAGTGCGCCCTACTTGCTGGTGGTGCCCATGTCTCTCAGTGCGCACTCGGTCAAGGATCTCATCGCGCTGGCGAAGGCGAAGCCGGGTACGCTGAACTTCGCCTCCGCCGGCAGCGGCAGCGGCAGCGGAACGCACTTCGCGGGCGAGATGCTGAAGTACAGCGCGAAGATGGACGTCGTGCATGTGGGCTTCCGCGGCATACCCGAGGCGCTTACGGACATCGCCGCGGGACGCGTCCAATTCTTCATGGCGCCGGTCGGCAGCGCCGCGCAACTCGTGCGCGACGGTCGCATACGCGCCCTCGGCGTTTCGTCGCTGAAGCGTTCGGCCAGTCTGCTGGAAGTGCCGACGATCGCGGAGTCGGGACTGCCAGGCTTCGACTGGACCTCCTGGGGCTCGCTGCTCGCCCCGGCCCGTACGCCACGGATACTGATCGATCGCTGGAACGAGGCAGTCCGCCGTGCGGTCACGAGACCCGAGATCGTCAAGCACCTGGCGGCCATCGGTATGGATGCCGAGCCGTGCGCGCCGCACGAGCTCATGAAACTCCTCCAGGAGCAGATGGATGTCGTCGGGAAGCTTGCGAAAGCGGCCGGTATAGAACCTCGGTAA